Proteins from one Sander lucioperca isolate FBNREF2018 chromosome 16, SLUC_FBN_1.2, whole genome shotgun sequence genomic window:
- the LOC116046360 gene encoding C3a anaphylatoxin chemotactic receptor-like: MSRNGSLSILKLSKNDQATTVDVDAIMDNVSIVLYTLTVVLGITGNFMVIWVAGFKLKPKVTNVWLVNLAIADLIFSFTRVFSLIKKLFFDHWPFGIFICKFNGFFKYANMFCSVFLLAVISLDRALCVWQPVFTKRRRTLWVARVVAVCVWSTSILFSAPYFVHRQVYPGKNNLSKCSLEVKEAKGGSSSTKLALYFIRFLCGFMLPFMVILICYILAGFGIRRTRLSGKSRPLRILASLVVAFFLCWAPYHCLLLVKMVDSKNAVVKIWHPLAKGVAYFNSCVNPLLYFCMGLDVRGRFRQSLAGVYKRALADDVDGQTTQSNDRSLDDSSGSKHSTVVVAGRSQTILGVAKV, from the exons ATGTCTCGCAATGGCTCCCTTTCCATCCTTAAGCTTTCCAAGAATGACCAGGCGACAACTGTGGACGTCGACGCCATCATGGACAACGTCTCCATCGTCCTCTACACTCTGACCGTCGTGCTCGGCATCACAGGGAACTTCATGGTGATCTGGGTGGCCGGGTTCAAGCTCAAG CCAAAAGTCACAAACGTGTGGCTGGTGAATTTGGCGATTGCTGACCTAATCTTCAGCTTCACGCGGGTCTTCTCCCTCATTAAGAAGCTCTTCTTCGACCACTGGCCCTTCGGCATCTTCATCTGCAAGTTCAACGGCTTCTTCAAATACGCCAACATGTTCTGCTCCGTCTTCCTGTTGGCTGTGATCAGTCTGGACCGAGCGCTCTGCGTCTGGCAGCCCGTCTTCACCAAGCGACGGCGCACCCTGTGGGTGGCGAGGGTGGTGGCTGTCTGCGTCTGGAGCACCTCGATCCTCTTCAGCGCTCCGTACTTCGTCCACCGCCAAGTCTACCCGGGGAAGAACAACCTGAGCAAGTGCTCTTTGGAAGTGAAGGAGGCGAAGGGGGGGAGCAGCAGCACTAAACTGGCTCTCTATTTTATCCGCTTCCTGTGCGGCTTCATGTTGCCTTTCATGGTCATCCTCATCTGTTACATCCTGGCCGGATTTGGCATCCGACGCACCCGCCTGTCCGGGAAGTCCCGCCCCCTGCGCATATTAGCATCATTAGTTGTCGCCTTCTTCCTGTGCTGGGCGCCGTACCACTGCCTCCTGCTGGTGAAGATGGTGGACAGTAAGAATGCTGTGGTGAAGATCTGGCACCCGTTGGCGAAGGGCGTCGCCTACTTTAACAGCTGTGTGAACCCACTGTTGTACTTCTGCATGGGGCTGGATGTGAGGGGGCGCTTCAGGCAGAGTTTGGCGGGGGTGTACAAGAGAGCTCTGGCAGACGACGTGGATGGACAGACGACCCAGTCCAACGATCGCTCCTTGGATGACAGCAGCGGGTCGAAACACAGTACGGTCGTGGTGGCAGGAAGGAGTCAGACAATATTGGGTGTAGCTAAAGTCTGA